From the genome of Eucalyptus grandis isolate ANBG69807.140 chromosome 2, ASM1654582v1, whole genome shotgun sequence, one region includes:
- the LOC120290301 gene encoding probable calcium-binding protein CML25, whose amino-acid sequence MGLRSLFRRKKPTSPSPPPGASAAATPLGSRSSSMGRRSQIEELEQVFRKFDANGDGKISASELGSIMSSLGHPETEEELAKMVREVDSDGDGFIDFDEFVELNTKGVDPAEAMENLRDAFSVYDIDGDGSITAEELHKVMRSLGEENSLAECRKMIGGVDSDGDGMISFEEFKVMMMVGSRYDSTSSGNTHNN is encoded by the coding sequence ATGGGTCTCCGATCCCTGTTCCGTAGGAAGAAACCCACctccccgtcgccgccgccgggggcCTCCGCGGCGGCCACCCCGCTGGGGTCGCGGTCCTCGTCGATGGGCCGCCGGTCCCAGATCGAGGAGCTGGAGCAGGTGTTCCGGAAGTTCGACGCCAACGGGGACGGCAAGATCTCCGCGTCGGAGCTGGGGTCCATCATGAGCAGCCTGGGCCACCCGGAGACGGAGGAGGAGCTGGCCAAGATGGTCCGGGAGGTGGACTCCGACGGGGACGGGTTCATCGACTTCGACGAGTTCGTGGAGCTGAACACCAAGGGGGTCGACCCGGCCGAGGCGATGGAGAACCTGCGGGACGCGTTCTCCGTGTACGACATTGACGGGGACGGGTCCATCACCGCGGAGGAGCTGCACAAGGTGATGCGGAGCCTCGGGGAGGAGAACTCGCTGGCGGAGTGCCGGAAAATGATCGGCGGCGTCGacagcgacggcgacggcatGATCAGCTTCGAGGAGTTCAaggtgatgatgatggtgggCTCCCGCTACGACAGCACGTCCTCCGGCAATACCCACAACAATTAG